A region from the Geotrypetes seraphini chromosome 10, aGeoSer1.1, whole genome shotgun sequence genome encodes:
- the LOC117368369 gene encoding beta-2-glycoprotein 1-like: MGQTCQKSCLRHQDCSGKRRCLCDGLCGLSCITPSRTCPWPIQLIHAEVRLKGESHHFRDEMMVSCRPGFKMSNGRNATRSHCRGDRKWSPTPACQEVFCPPPREIENGHLVAVEKPRYQASEVIYYLCKRNFYLDGSNRVVCQKNGSWSEIPACRGRCKIPVQRSRIVYQGKKLWIGEVPEGEVQHLEEVTFFCRSQNQSCSYQVVSRCFDGHLPLPNCYREPTWVQYTIFPKKLVSEIPSC; the protein is encoded by the exons ATGGGCCAGACGTGCCAGAAGTCCTGCCTGCGGCATCAAGACTGCTCGGGAAAGAGGCGCTGCCTCTGCGATGGGCTCTGCGGGTTGAGCTGTATCACGCCCA GTCGCACTTGCCCCTGGCCCATTCAGCTGATTCATGCCGAGGTCAGGCTCAAGGGTGAATCCCACCACTTCAGAGACGAGATGATGGTGTCCTGCCGCCCTGGATTCAAAATGTCCAATGGTAGAAACGCAACAAGGAGCCACTGCCGGGGTGACAGAAAATGGAGCCCAACACCAGCCTGTCAAG AGGTCTTCTGCCCCCCTCCAAGGGAGATCGAGAATGGTCATCTGGTGGCTGTGGAAAAGCCACGGTACCAGGCCTCAGAAGTGATCTATTATCTCTGTAAGAGGAATTTCTACCTGGATGGGTCCAACAGGGTGGTGTGTCAGAAGAACGGCAGCTGGTCAGAGATACCTGCCTGCAgag GCCGGTGTAAGATCCCTGTGCAGCGCAGCCGGATTGTGTATCAAGGAAAGAAGTTATGGATCGGGGAAGTCCCCGAGGGGGAGGTGCAGCATTTGGAGGAGGTCACCTTCTTCTGTCGCAGCCAGAACCAGAGCTGTAGTTACCAAGTGGTCTCTCGCTGCTTTGATGGACACCTGCCCTTGCCCAACTGCTACAGAG AACCAACCTGGGTGCAATACACAATCTTTCCCAAGAAGCTGGTATCAGAGATCCCGTCCTGCTGA